From the Bombus affinis isolate iyBomAffi1 chromosome 4, iyBomAffi1.2, whole genome shotgun sequence genome, the window TACGTGGAACCATCGCATCTAATAAATCGCTGCTGCGCAATTGTTATGCATTGTTTTTCTGAAGTTATTACGGATAATCGTAGGagatatattacataatatccaTCACAGAAATCGAAGTGTACCGCCGTTTACTCGAAGAAAATCTCACGTTCTACTTGTATGGCGAAACACaaagtataaaatttattatgtttCTCGTTGACTACCGTTCACGAACCGCTTAATCTCGCGCATAGATTCAATTTCGCAACGATCAATTTCCATAAATAGGAGATGAAAATTCATTGGAATATTCGAATTAATTGAAAGCCACGATACAATCATTTCCTTCATTTTGTTACGCACGATTCAAAGTATAACATTAAATGCTAAAGAGATATACCAGATATTCGCTCTAACGATTCACACGATTCTCACTTATTTATGATAATGTGACGAAAACGAAGTTGCTAataaatgaattcttatattacGAATATAGCGCAATACCATCACGCATATTTATCCACAACAATAGTTAAATTCATTTTCTTATCCTTTGTTGTATTATTCCTTTCGTGACTCGATGTTTTCGGATCGCACTCTACTTACAAAGCGACATCCCCTTATCTTGTGTGAGTCGTTGCGCGCAATCAACATGCATTGGAGACAATATTGTAATTATGTCGCATAATTTTTCTTGTTCGCGCCGAAGGAGACGTATATCTCGTTTACAAGGATTTACGGGCTACATTTGCATGAAACATCGGCCTGCAACAAAGAGACGTCTCTATCGTCTAAGGCACGTCGTACAACGCGCGAATTCTCAGTTCGCGGAGGAAGCGGCTTTCATCGTTCCATCGCATTAAAATTACAAAAGGCATTGTTTCCTATCGTCTTCAGGTGCTGTACAAAGTGTTATCGTCTGGACATCGTCGTTACGGCCTGCCATCTCGCACCCCCTACAATTTGACCGAGGGTGCATCGCGCACGAGGAGTCGTCATCAACTGATGAACCCGAAAAGGAATCGTCGAACAGTATTGCACGCCTCGGACTGTGAGGATAATAGCAGCGGTGGCGAAGAGGAGTTCACTCAGGTAGGAATCTtgtgaaattttagaaaacaaGAGCGGACAATTTTAGCTTTATTcgaatttttccaattttatcGAATATCTTTCAATTTGAGGGGAAATGGTAGTTTAACGTAAGCGTatttcctcttctttctttgCTCTTTCAATAACGAGTTTTGCTTTCTTTACGCGATATAAATTGTTcaaaattagaatatttttgtgtggaataaaattCGAAGTTAAATTATATGCAACTATTTGCGAGATTGATTTCCAATATGCCGGAAAATTTGTAGATTATTCGCAATGGCGAACGTTTCTGTAAGAGTCGTTTGAAGCTTTCTAATGTTCGAGTTTTTTCCCAGGAATTTATCGTTAACACGAATTCTTAGAATTTGAAGTCCAAGTGTTgaacatacacatacatatgtatgcatgGCAATGCCACTACCGGTATATTCTCATGAATTATCAGATTTGATAAGATGCTAGCTGCAATGCTAGCGAAATACTgtctaacaaaaaaaaaaaaaaaaaaaaaaaaaaaaagaaatgcccGGGAATCGCAACAACCATAATTttttgttataacgttattaataattttcttcgtAACTCACGGCGTTTTTTTCCACTCGATTTAAAAATTGTTGCGTTTGATTTTAATCAAagtagtaaaaatatttatggCACAGTACACGCACGATggagatattaaaatatattttttaataagataCAAGCTTCGCTGTTGTGCCCCGAATTAAAATTGTGTGACTTTAACTTCGTACTATATCGATGAAAATAAATGATGTAAAATTGAATTAACTTCAACCGTTTCATACAGTGTTTATTCTTCGTTTAAACGATTCTTCATTTACGTAACATGGTTTAGACGTTGCATTCTTTTAATACACAGTACTTACAGCTGTATGTACTTCTTGATAACTGAATGGCCATTTTAAAAGTGACATCATCGTTCAGGTACAGTTTTATGCTGACTTCGAAGCTGCGATTGAATTATCAAATAACTTTATGCTTTTCTTCTTACGTTCTATGTTTACGAAATTTCGATCGGATTTTCCTTCTACGATCGTTGCTTTTTGACAAACGTCGATGAGATAAGAAAACGAATAAAGagcaaaatatacatatatatatatacacacgatGTTGAAACAAAAATCATTCATGTTCGTGTAATTTCTTCCTGTTTCTCGACACAATTTTAACGAACTGAATTTTCCAGCCGTCgtaagaaatttaattattttagattTTCAATCCGCCGAATTTAATCCTTTATAATTAAAGCGATATCAAATTGTTGACGAGCAACTGATCAAAAGCAAATATTTAACTCAAACACATAGTTCACCGAGGCAAATATCAAATCGTAATAGAGAAAACGGAGTAATTTAATCACGGTTCTACTTCAGGAGGttgcaattatttttttatcCGTTTAATTCCTGGCACGTACTAAAGCAATACAACAATCGATATCTTAATCATATTCTCGATTACCACTCAGATATCTTGGTTAATCGTTCTGTTTCCTGGGAGGACGTCGCTGTATCTGTTCGCGTCCGATTGTATTGTAACAACACGTGTAGTTCTTGCCGCTTGGGAAGCACGTAATTAACAATCAATTTGCAATTATTATAGATCAACGAGAAATACGGATATCGCGGCGTTAATAAGCGGCTAGGCGGCTGGAACTTATATAAATCCGACGTTTCAATTACTATTAATCTTGTGGCCGGGATAAGCCTGTGTTCGCTaaccaataataataatcgttcgCCACGTTTAATTACGAGTCCTCGAATTTTCTCACTTTGTATAGTGATTTGTATAAATTACGACAAATAGtatattaaaatgtaaaatttatttatttcactaTATTCATTTATTACACTATATATTTCGTAGAAAGATCTAAAGAAAAAGGCAATGTTCTAcacagaagaaaataaaaaaaaagaaagaagaaagataaattatactgaaatttgatattataaaaaatatatattctttccattatgaaaatttataacCAAAAATCAACGTTCGTTCTTGTATCTCTGTTCCTACGCTTTGTTTcaacattacgaaataacgaaattttcgataaaaatcatgAACGCGTGAATACGTGGAAAACACGGTTTTCGAGTTAAGCACGAATGGTAATGTAATTGCAACAGCGAGAAGAAAAACAGGCGAAACGAAATATCGAGGAATTAAGTTCCGAACAGATTGTCGGGTTGCGTAACGATCCATTAAACGTTACGCAAGCTCACGGCGTCCCGTTGCGAATAAAGATGAATTGTATTTCAAAGAAAAGAAGCTCTAATCGTGTCAATCCTAATAATTGTAGATTAAAGTTCGCGCTTAATCCAATTATCCTTGTTGATTCATTGCAGACTGTTAGCAGAAGGCTCCTGTCAACCACAGCACCACAAAACAACATGAAGCTGCAGGCTGGCCTAGATCGTCTCTACCAAGACATAGAAAAGCTGAAAAGTAAGTTGGAAAGGCTGTAGCATTAAATCGAGTGCAAATTACAGAAGAATGATGGGATCCAGAATCGTTAATAGGCTGCGGACGTTTACGCGAATTCTAAATAGAAACTTGTTTCGTATTTCATAGCGTAAGCAAGTACTTTGCTTTATGTAGAGCTTGgagtattttaaatattttctactttttgTACATTTATGTTTTATCTAAATTAGCAAACAATTATATGCGTTTCAATTTCTCATAAGTATCCGTAGTTAGATTCTTATTTAAAAATCCTGTGTTATCTAAATTTTATAATGATACTTCAAATAATTCAGCGAGAATGTTCATAGTTTATATTATTCGAGCATTTACAATAATATTTACAGCGGtattatttatatgtaaaaGTATCGACCAGAAGAAAAagggaacgaaatattttaattatttaaattgacGTAAGATTTCAAATGTTAGAATATTgccaatattttatttattcaagtATCTTCGTCGGTATTGAAACATAATTTTAATGCTGTACAAATTGAGCAGATTTTTAATCGTCGAATATGGCTATGTTTTTATAAAAGATGAATTGCAGCCTGAAAAGGTTACCCGATAACGTTCTATCTGACATTTCGTATTAATAACTAACGTTGCACATTTACCACGATATGTGCGGTTGAATGCGCACCATTGATAAACGAATCCCCAAGCTATTTAAAAGTAAAGTTCATTCAACGCTTGAGCAACGCGAAACGAaatctttcatttatttctaCGATCTTGTTAATTTCCTGTGAAAAGTTCCCACTTTCTTCATCCTGTTCGTTCAAATTTTGTTACCATTTATCCACGTCTAAAGATTCAAAAGTGCATAATTTGTTTGTCTGGTTAACTAAATAATTTATCTTGGAAACTTTTACTTTATAATTTTTGTTCGAAAATTTTTGATTAATCCCTTTTCAAAGACTCAATTCTTATCgtgtaaaattgaaaattaaagaGGTATAAGTTGATTCAAggaattcaattatccaaagacATTTaccattttgaaatattaaatttttatctcgCCGAGGTTTTGTTATATCATTACGGGATATCGATAAATATTGCAGAAACTCGTACTTTCGCGAATATCCAAATATGTCGCGTAAATTCTCACAAACCTTATATGATGAacgatgtaataataataataatataaaatagcaCAATAATACAGTACTGTTAATTTCTGTCGAAATCTAAATCCCTTcttttctaaaatatataattctatCTTTTATAATTCTGACTTCAATAATAGAATTTTTTTAAAGCATAAGATTACGCGATAAGAATATTTTAGACACACGGTAATCAACTAAAGCGTTTGTTTTTCACAGGGCTCGAAGCGAGACCCGCTGAAATTCTCCTACCGCCCCTTTCCGGTGGCACGGCAGGCGAGTTAGATTGCATTCTGTGCTGTCGACTCTTATGGAAACCCGTAACAACACCATGTGGGCACACGTATTGCTGGATGTGTTTGGATCGTTGCTTGGATTATTCCTCGGCCTGTCCTTTGTGCGTCACGTCTCTCGTCGATGTAAGTATAGTAtgaatgtatatgtataatttcctttttattatttaatttgtactttacaatttgtccagctggacatttggtaaatttttctaacttaattgctaaataacacgtggatggctaccctcagcgggataccatcttcgagtttgattattttatttctttactgtcgtcagtggggtgttttctttttagtcttctttctatcagagttttgctcgcttcagcagccagctggtttgCATGTGTCGtcgttctttccttgtatttatatgtataatacgtTCTCCCTCGTTTCAATCTATAGAACATATTGAACAGATTTACCTGACGAAATTTGAAACATCCTATATAACGAGCACAAAGAATCATAAGACAAAAAGTTGATTTCGAATTATGTTCCGTGGAACAAAAGAACGTCAGGACGTGAAACACCTGTCCATAAATGAGATATAATGCTTCCTAGCGGTTAACGATGCTGCAGATTGAAATGATTATTGTTTGTGGTCACCAGGGCCGCCGTTAGGAGCTTCCGCGTTCGTGGCATCATTACCAATTGTCCCTGTGAGCATCGTCGTTAATGACGTTAAATAAATTTTGCGGCTGGCAATCCCGTATCTTTCCTGGATCCCCTCCTCCctcgtattacgttacattattACACAACACACCGCGACCGTTATTCCCGCATTGTTACtgcttctttcttttatatCCTCCTTCCTTCTTCCTTAACGCGACGCTAAACGTTTATCAGTGTTGCTTCGTTTTATTTAATTGGTCGGCGTGATTCATGATAAATATTTTTTGCGCAAGTTTTTACGTGATATTTACACAAGTAATTCAGAAGAGTTAATAGAATCGAACACAGTCTATATTTGTTACAGTCTACGTATGGAGAAGTTAATAATCCTTTATGGAAAAATCCTGGAATTTGAAAAagtgaatattttataaatatcctTACGATGTTTTAAGATATCACTGGTTGTTGGGTTTCTGTAATTCAAATGTGATTTTATATCCAAATATGTTTATATCGATTGACAATTTAGCGAACGCTATTTCATTCACTGATGAATAGTATGATTCCTATCGTTCTAATTATATACCGTTTCATTCATTATGCGGTACTTGTTTGCTTCTtcctattacattattacgtaggTAAATTTAACAACACCCTCGAGATCGTCAATCGATATAAAGTTCGATCGACGACTTTACTCTAGCAAAACGTTCTTTATTCAACAACGTGCTTATTAATACACGAGCCTTATTATAATGAaacgtaataaatataatttcaatataaatttcataaagATGCAGTGCATCGAGTCAACGTAATCAGTCTAGTCAAAACGACACCAGAATTCGattaattttaaacaaaacACTCTACGTGTAACTCTTTGAAACATCCTGTTCTTTATTGATGCCAGTTCTCCAGGGAGATGGCCACGAAACTTGTCACGAAGGAGGAAGGTGCTGAGAAATTCTCATGAAAAAATCACGAATCTCAGCAGCGAGATGTTAAAGGCATCTCTCGAGAAGGACGACGAGGTTTCTGGTTGACTTAGCAGAGTGTCCTTTGCTTTTTCAGTACTTGGCCAGCAGCCAGAAGACGGTGACGGACTTCGTGGAGAGGGCTTTGAAGACCGTGGCCCCGGCGGAATACGCCTCCAGGGCAGCCAGCCACCGATTAGAACTGGTCCAGGGACTTGGCCTCCTGGGCAGCGAGCAGATCGCGGTTTTTGTTTGTACCACGGCGTTTCCTTGTGTCGCTTGTCCCCTGTTCGTCTACGAGCCGAGATACAGGCTGATGGTGAGAAGATGCGTCGAGAGTGGCGTTCGCCAGTTTGGTATCGCGGCGTGTCTCAACAGAGAAGCGACGGGGACGAAGAGGTAATTGTCCTTTTAGTTATCCTTTTCGctttttcttaaaatatattCAGTAGAAGAGGCGATAATGTGGAACGATCATTTTGTTTACTTGCAAAGTAAGAGCATAGTCGAAGATTAGACTTTTCTTATCCTATTTACTCTTTTAACAAGCGTTAAGAATGCCATACTATGAGACAGTTCTTGAGTTCGATAGATGGTCCTTGTCAAAATAGAAAAACAAGTTGTTCGTTCGATCTATCGTGTTCGATAACGAAGATACAAAGATAGGCCAATCGATCGAGCTATAAATTGCTGATGTTTCGTACACATTGTATGGGGGCAGTAATTTATAGCTGAGAAATACTATTGCTTTAACGAGAACTGCTATTCGCGTTCTTTAAACGTCTTGCTCTATGTTCTGAGATACTGAAAACTTAATTTTAATAGCGATATTTTGTTTGTAACAGATACGCGGAATACGGCACTATGCTTGAGATTCGAGATAGAGTTCTGCTGAAAGATGGTTGCAGCATTCTTAGCACAGTCGGAGGCAGAAGATTCAGGGTTCTCTCTGGTGGAGAAAGGGACGGTTATGACACGGCTCAAGTAGAATTCCTGAGGGATGCGATGGTTCAGGAGGATCAACTTTTGAATCTCTTAGAGCTTCACGACAAGGTGAAACATCGATAATTCATATTCGAATCGATCATAGTTAATAACTTACCGCTCGAAGACTTATCTATTAACGCACgtagtaatataataataatacaatgtaTAACATACATACAATAACAATGCACATAATATATAACACgtactaacgttatacgatcttcgataaaattttccattctaaaattaaagtaaaattaaTTAGAATTGCCATTTTATCGCCGGTATCAGAAAATATATAGATCGTGGCAATTAAGATTTTATAGATGGTAAAGATAGACTGTATCTGCTTACTGAAACTTAATATTTCCAGGTGAGAACGAAAGGAAGAAGATGGTGGGACACGGTGCCATTGTCCCAGCAATTAGAAATACAGCGAGTATTCGGTCGAATGCCAGACACCGAGGAAGATTGGCCGCGCCTGCCGGACGGTCCATCGTGGACCTGGTGGTTGTTGGCGATTTTACCACTTGGTCCCCAGCTGCAAGTGGGAATTCTTGGTACGACGAGTCTGGAGAAGAGATTAAGGGCTATCGAAAAGACTCTGGATCATATGGAGCAAAGGCAATTAACTGTCGCCCCTGCTCCATCGGAAGAAACCACCACTTCATCCAGCATATGTCGAGACGAGGGTGGCCTCACAGACACGACAGTCTCGGTGGTACAGTAACGTTAAAGGAACAAAGGATAAGAAGAAATTGGAAAGATGTCCGCTCAGGACAATTCGTTCAGATCATTTCGCCATGAGATGGTGATTTAACGGGATTCGACTTTCATTCGATGTACAAAGTACTTGGAGAATAGCTTATCGAAGATTACTACTTTTTACTCGGTATTTAATATACACGCATTATATCCGGAAGTGAGGCGAGGAAAACCTGTAGCTCGGTCGATCGGCAACCAGGTTCTCCGTGTGCATCGATTCCCCCACTTTTCTTCTTATACTTAACCCCGTTAGTTGCGTTTCAACTCGAGtactatctctctttctctctttattgGGTACTCGTTAAACTTACACAGCCAAGCGCCTTATCGACGGAACGATGATGGTGCAATTAGAAGAAGCGAGACTAGGATCGAACAAAGGGTAACATCGTTGTCATTCGAGTAGTCGTTACGTTCCATTAACGGAACCTAGTTAGAACGGGGGGTTGAAGCGAGAGATGTAAACGAAGAAATTGATCTCGTCGATTTGCGCGTTATAGCTCGTCCGCAATTAATTCGATCGTGCGTGTGATTATTCTAAGCAATATTACAAGCAACCCGCTCTTTTacaatctcgctacgtgcttcGACACATATTTTGTGACGTTTGTGTTTTCTGACAAGAGATTGATGACGGTGTAGCTGGACCGGTGCTGTCAATGAACGAAACTTGTTCGTATTTTTCTCTGCGCATAAAAATCAGTATGTCCTTAAGGGAATCGATTATATTTACTAGTATGCATTACGATACGTGTAACATGGTATCAGTTATTGTTCCTATACCGCATATAACAAGGGAGAAGCAACGAACGAAGTGACAGCTTTCGCTTCAGTTTCCTTGACAGCACTGATTTCTCACTGGTCTCTTTGAAATAGACCAAATAACACAGAGTTGATACGTTCCGTGCTGTACGACAATTTCAGAATCATCTGGTAAAATTATACTAGGAAATTTAGTTATAGATAGCAACCAATTCCTAATCTTCTAACCTTTTCTAAACTTACCTACCTTTAAATCTATCTATTagcaataaattaaaaattattagccTTTGTCTTTCGTATCTGTCGCGTGCCATCGATAGTGTAGCTGACACGGAACGTGTCAAACAATACGGTGAGACTCATTCCTACTTTTTGAACGATAAGTTAATTTCGGGCAAGCTATAACGCAAGATCACCATATTCTcgatatttattacaaaattagCTAGACTATCGATAGCCGATCGGGTCTCACAAATACACGTTTTATATTCGAAACTCGTCGTTAGCGTCGATAGGAATATCGAATCGAGAATGTTCAAACTCTTAGCCAATCATCGATGAATCGACCAAAGTAGACGTTAGAGTCACATATCCGAGATGAAAGGAGAGATATCGTTTACCTCGGTAAGGCGTGACCGTGTTCTTCGCGCTATTGCAATACGCAAATCTGTTCTTCcagataatattatatatacatacatctatATGTATACACACACATTTATGTATACATGAGCATATTATACGTTGCAATCAGAGGTACGCACGTCGTCGTCGTTTACGCTTATGTTGTTCGTACCCGACGAGAACTTTTTATCTTCGAAACGAATCGCGCGAATATATACTCATAACGATGGTACAATGATAGAACGAGAAGCGAGACGTACATATGTATTTCGTCGTGAGTTTGCTGAGTACAAAACGTTCGTCGGATGTACGCACGATTAGAGCAGCGTGTTTTAGATTCTGTCGTGCGCGCATCCAGTTTTAGCTCGTTCGAATTGGCCAATCTTGAGCTTTGGGGCGTGAAGAGCTTTTGTCTTTCATATTTACGAAAGTCGAATAATTTTCTTTCAgcgtatttttctttctatgCAAAATGGATTTTTCTAGTACCTAAATCAAAAGTAAGCAAACTGTACTTGACAAACTTTGACATACGTTGAGAAAGAAAGCACGAATGTGTTgcttgaaataattaaaggatCATGTGCTCGAGTATAAGATTTCTGAATTTACGATTTTAGGGAAGGAAAGAAATTTCAtcgacaaaaagaaagagaactAAATAAGTTTAATATAATTTGAAACTTATAGAATTTTGATTAAAGATTAGAGCTATTTGAATAAATGATCTTTTAATTATTATGAGTCATATATTCCGTTTGCACTTGTATTAACGTTTAAGGGGTCCAATGATGTTTGATAACTGAAATGTTTTTACGCGTCCCATGGTGATAGATACcgaggaaaattgataaatATAGCGATCGAGTTAGATCTAGGTGATGTTAAATTCGGAGAAACGAGAAATTTTAGGTGGAACGTTCTATTTTCACTCAGCTTCTCGTAATGAGCCATACTTGTTGAAAAGGAATTTACAACAACGACCAGTTTATGTGGCAAAGCGCTCTTCATGTGGCACGAAACTCAATTTTTTATACTGTCCGGCCTGTATTCAGAACGCTCTAATAGAACAAACTATACTCCTTTTCTTtccacgaaaaagaaaaaagaagaagaagaaaacgaatATAATCTATCGTAAATATTAATACGAAATTCTTTCAACTATATCTTCTTCGAATATCTCGTCGTTGATGTTTTTAACGTaacgatttatatttataaaaatctgtcgagaaagattgaaattctaaaaaGAGGATCTATATACTATAAGCAATCGTTGAGAATTGATAATTATCTCTTAATCAAAATTAGAAGCGTAACGTTGATAATCACAACTATTCTCATCGAGTGAACTGTAATTTGCGTCCAAGCTGAAAATTATTCTGTCGTTGCACGATAATCGAAGAGCATATTCAAgagtataatatttttaacgatTCATTTCCAATGTGGTTTTCCAATAGTGGCAAACTGGCCGTGAAACAAAGGCGTATCGTTTAGTAATAATACAGTGTTATGAATACGAGCCTTTAAGTTTATTCCGTCGCTCATAAGACTTCTCGACTACGGTAGCGtatagtaatttattttcatgCGATTTTTTAAACGTCATTCGAGAGACACATGTAACGATCATCGGAAGAGCTAGGGAACGTCATATCAGTCATGCAATCAAACGTacagaagaaacgaagaaatgagaataagaaaatatgaaaaagaaagaaaagaatcatACGCGTCTGTTGTCCATGATAATTGATTATTCTTATTGTTATCgtgaattaatattattattattattactattatgattattctaattattattacaaattaagAAGAGTACTATCACTATGAAGCGAGTACACCACTATTAGCTTTTAGTATCGTCGATAATAATATTATCGAAAGCGAATAACGACAATTGACTGCGAAATTGGCATTATTCGATACGCATACACCTAACGTATATATTTCCAATTTCTCTCACTCGAgaatgtgtgtatgtgtgagtatgaaagaagaagaagaagaagaagaagaagaagaagacgaagatgAGGAAGAATAAGAGGAGGACAACTTTTTTCATCGCACGTTTTCtaatcgatataataataataataatgtaacgTTTCGTcttcaagaaaaaaaaaaaaaaaaaaaatcgaaggGGCAGAGATGGTGCGTCCCTGGTatctttaaatttatattcTCTTCTCTAGACTTTTACGAAGTTGTGAATCATGCATTGTGATATTACCGTATAGCCTACCtattgtatattgttataacataatattacaaaatagtatGTAATGTCACGCAACTTTCCATTTTTACTTCGACATTTCTATATTTATCTTCATCTCTTCATATGgaattattgtaataaaaatatcgatGAAATCAAAATGTTTCGAGGATACTTTGTTTTACCTTGACCTGGTTTGTTCCACTTTCAACGTAGGCCGAGTTTCTGCCTGAACGAAATGTAGCCTATAACCTTATAATCGATATGACGTTAATTGATCGatttaaagagaaaaagaaattacaaaAGGGGAACAACAAGATTTCTGGAAATAATCCTCGCGTGAATACATTTGATGGGATATCACTGATCGATAAttttcgaaaataataaaatatgagaAACGAAAAATCTTCACTTTCCTCACGAAATATTATTTACAGAAATTACAAGAATCGAAGGAGACGAGATAAGATGAAACAAAGTAAATAAATTACTTGAATATTTCCAACGAAAAGTTCCTGTTTGCTTATCACCTCGTCAAACaaatcttttaaaaatatcGTCAGAAAGATATATCTTTTCTTTGGGTAGAAACACGAAGGAAAGAACTGGTTTtggttaatttcattttattgtcATTTCTGGCTGCAACTTTACTCGTGACAAAGTGTCAATTACGAAGCAGCTTCAGGGCGAAC encodes:
- the LOC126915536 gene encoding LON peptidase N-terminal domain and RING finger protein 1 isoform X2; the protein is MQNGASSTHCTRVARFPRMMQTDACEKNYARILWQVACQGTLSSSRRTFHRSTRGALLIVARMEGENTPNSPLHLSNRAHVLLLLNRPQASLTDADHAVRLRPDWGKGHYRRGVALSALGRHEEALFALCISVAIDKNPQAVRHELIKVLYKVLSSGHRRYGLPSRTPYNLTEGASRTRSRHQLMNPKRNRRTVLHASDCEDNSSGGEEEFTQTVSRRLLSTTAPQNNMKLQAGLDRLYQDIEKLKRLEARPAEILLPPLSGGTAGELDCILCCRLLWKPVTTPCGHTYCWMCLDRCLDYSSACPLCVTSLVDYLASSQKTVTDFVERALKTVAPAEYASRAASHRLELVQGLGLLGSEQIAVFVCTTAFPCVACPLFVYEPRYRLMVRRCVESGVRQFGIAACLNREATGTKRYAEYGTMLEIRDRVLLKDGCSILSTVGGRRFRVLSGGERDGYDTAQVEFLRDAMVQEDQLLNLLELHDKVRTKGRRWWDTVPLSQQLEIQRVFGRMPDTEEDWPRLPDGPSWTWWLLAILPLGPQLQVGILGTTSLEKRLRAIEKTLDHMEQRQLTVAPAPSEETTTSSSICRDEGGLTDTTVSVVQ
- the LOC126915536 gene encoding LON peptidase N-terminal domain and RING finger protein 3 isoform X1 → MTELAKEAFASRNYRLAVEMYERSLKQQAPSFEVLVGYGDSLAKCGRIRESIGVYSRCLSEGSVLPERLKHLANALLDELSGTAITATGFRKKIETSFACPLCEGILCQPVTTNCGHTYCKNCVEPGKSCRVCGQKIVAVSETNVLVQRLVEKWWPREAEASRARHEGDILMKEGHLGQALERYNLAVHLAPNSPLHLSNRAHVLLLLNRPQASLTDADHAVRLRPDWGKGHYRRGVALSALGRHEEALFALCISVAIDKNPQAVRHELIKVLYKVLSSGHRRYGLPSRTPYNLTEGASRTRSRHQLMNPKRNRRTVLHASDCEDNSSGGEEEFTQTVSRRLLSTTAPQNNMKLQAGLDRLYQDIEKLKRLEARPAEILLPPLSGGTAGELDCILCCRLLWKPVTTPCGHTYCWMCLDRCLDYSSACPLCVTSLVDYLASSQKTVTDFVERALKTVAPAEYASRAASHRLELVQGLGLLGSEQIAVFVCTTAFPCVACPLFVYEPRYRLMVRRCVESGVRQFGIAACLNREATGTKRYAEYGTMLEIRDRVLLKDGCSILSTVGGRRFRVLSGGERDGYDTAQVEFLRDAMVQEDQLLNLLELHDKVRTKGRRWWDTVPLSQQLEIQRVFGRMPDTEEDWPRLPDGPSWTWWLLAILPLGPQLQVGILGTTSLEKRLRAIEKTLDHMEQRQLTVAPAPSEETTTSSSICRDEGGLTDTTVSVVQ